From the Solanum pennellii chromosome 4, SPENNV200 genome, one window contains:
- the LOC107015914 gene encoding remorin 4.2-like, translated as MSNDQRALVLSSNNNNRDNNHEDHQDQDQNQNQNHRDDYIRDIHAMTPPQPPVPPIMTNINRGRRREAWETSSHRSSSLSSELGGVPSENFTTMSREFNALVLAGSSTNNNNDNNNNNNGTSHEVEGTINNNLGRIFEEETIVEENNSLAIVADNTNNNNNNNNNNYNNNNNVYLNPSTPSPNNNLSGLSQQGEVIVHRVKKEEVESKISAWQTAKIAKINNRFKCEDAVINGWENEEVQKATSWMKKVERKLEEKRAKALEKMQNDIANARRKAEERKASAEAKRGTKVARVVELANLMRAVGRAPTKRSFF; from the exons ATGTCTAATGATCAAAGAGCTCTAGTCTTATCAAGTAACAACAATAATAGAGACAACAATCATGAAGAtcatcaagatcaagatcagaATCAGAATCAGAATCATCGAGATGATTATATCAGAGATATCCATGCTATGACACCACCACAACCACCAGTACCACCAATCATGACAAATATTAATCGTGGACGAAGGAGGGAAGCTTGGGAAACAAGTAGTCATAGATCATCATCTTTGTCCTCAGAGTTAGGAGGAGTTCCAAGTGAGAATTTCACAACCATGAGTAGAGAGTTCAATGCTTTGGTACTTGCTGGATCTtctaccaacaacaacaacgacaacaacaacaataataatggTACAAGTCATGAAGTTGAAGGTacaatcaataataatttaGGAAGGATTTTCGAAGAGGAGACTATagttgaagaaaataattctttaGCTATTGTAGCAGATAATacgaataataataataataataataataataattataacaataataataatgtttattTAAACCCTAGTACTCCTTCTCCTAACAATAATTTGAGTGGACTTAGTCAACAAGGAGAAGTGATTGTACATAGAGTGAAGAAAGAGGAAGTTGAATCAAAGATTAGTGCATGGCAAACTGCAAAAATTGCAAAGATTAATAATAGGTTTAAGTGTGAAGATGCTGTGATTAATGGATGGGAAAATGAAGAAGTCCAAAAGGCTACTTCATGGATGAAGAAAGTTGAG agGAAGTTAGAGGAAAAAAGAGCAAAAGCACTAGAAAAGATGCAAAATGATATAGCAAATGCAAGAAGAAAAGCAGAGGAAAGAAAGGCATCAGCAGAAGCAAAAAGAGGAACAAAAGTAGCTAGAGTTGTTGAATTAGCCAATTTGATGAGAGCTGTTGGTAGAGCTCCAACAAAACGTtccttcttttaa
- the LOC107016382 gene encoding polygalacturonase-like encodes MTLLRNPFILFTIFIIIIMSFSSCYSIKFLDDDHNINNLEGEFGNDFHFKAYPSNYFNTILDHEKNNNIKKNLEIISRFQRYNNMEKLNEEEDQAKVTTINVDSFGAKGDGSIDDTNAFQKAWKEACSSSHVVSFVVSQNKKYLLKPIKFYGPCKSSITMQIYGTLLASDDTSDYKKDSRHWLIFDSVQKLVVGGAGVINGNGKIWWQHSCKINKKLPCKVAPTALTFYKCNNLKVKDLKIENAQQIHLLIEKCVGVEVTKLVVTSPENSPNTDGIHITNTQNIQISDSTIGTGDDCISIVDGSQKVLATGITCGPGHGISIGSLGGGNSEAHVSDIHVNGAKLFGTTNGLRIKTWPGGFGSASNIKYQNVVMNNVKNPIIIDQNYCDQADGPCKAETDSAIEVKNVIYQNIKGTSATNDAINIKCSKKFPCEGILMENVKLLGGNGETPNAIWGNINNLTCKNVLPECQKNSKIV; translated from the exons ATGACACTTCTAAGAAATCCCTTTATTTTATTCactatttttatcattattattatgtcATTTTCATCTTGCTATAGCATTAAATTCCTTGATGATGATCACAATATAAATAATCTTGAAGGGGAATTTGGTAatgattttcattttaaagcTTATCCTTCAAATTATTTCAACACCATTCTTGATCAtgaaaaaaacaacaatataaagaaaaatcttgaaataattaGTAGGTTCCAAAGATATAATAATATGGAGAAattaaatgaagaagaagatcaagctaAGGTTACAACAATTAATGTGGATAGCTTTGGAGCTAAAGGTGATGGAAGTATAGATGATACAAAT GCATTTCAAAAAGCATGGAAAGAAGCTTGTTCATCTTCACATGTTGTGAGTTTTGTGGTGTCCCAAAACAAGAAATATCTTCTCAAACCAATCAAATTTTATGGGCCATGCAAATCTTCCATTACAATGCAG ATTTATGGAACCCTATTAGCATCTGATGATACTTCAGATTACAAGAAGGATAGTAGGCACTGGCTTATTTTTGATAGTGTTCAAAAATTGGTTGTTGGAGGAGCTGGAGTTATCAATGGCAATGGCAAAATTTGGTGGCAACATTCTtgcaaaattaataaaaaattg cCATGCAAGGTAGCACCCACG GCTCTAACATTTTACAAGTGCAACAACTTGAAAGTGAAGGACCTTAAAATAGAAAATGCACAACAAATACATTTGCTAATTGAGAAGTGTGTTGGTGTTGAAGTTACAAAATTGGTAGTGACTTCTCCAGAAAATAGCCCTAATACTGATGGAATCCATATAACTAACactcaaaatattcaaatttctgATTCCACCATTGGCACAG GTGATGATTGCATCTCAATTGTGGATGGATCTCAGAAGGTCTTAGCCACTGGCATTACTTGTGGACCAGGTCATGGAATTag TATTGGAAGTTTGGGAGGTGGAAATTCAGAAGCTCATGTGTCTGATATTCATGTAAATGGAGCTAAGCTTTTTGGAACTACAAATGGACTTAGGATTAAGACTTGGCcg GGAGGATTTGGAAGTGCAAGCAATATTAAGTATCAAAATGTGGTTATGAATAATGTCAAAAATCCAATAATTATAGACCAAAATTATTGTGATCAAGCTGATGGTCCATGCAAAGCTGAG ACCGACTCAGCAATTGAAGTGAAAAATgtgatttatcaaaatatcaaaGGCACAAGTGCAACAAATGATGCAATAAATATCAAGTGCAGCAAAAAATTTCCATGTGAAGGAATTTTGATGGAGAATGTGAAATTGTTAGGAGGAAATGGTGAAACTCCAAATGCTATTTGGGGAAATATTAATAATCTTACATGCAAAAATGTTTTACCAGAATGtcaaaaaaactcaaaaattgtataa